Below is a genomic region from Oscarella lobularis chromosome 14, ooOscLobu1.1, whole genome shotgun sequence.
aaattatgacgtcataacgtACGAATACGCCACTTTGACTCCGCCCGAAAATCCGTTCGTGAACGTTCCTTTTCCTCGGCCGCCGGCCAGGACTTGGGCTTTCACGACCAAATCGTTTGTTCCTAAGGCGACGCGACTCTTTCTCGATGcaattgtgacgtcagacttTACCGAGGTCCTTGGCGATGGCGAACGCTTCTTCCGGTGTCGACGCGACTTCGCCTCGCGGCGTGGTGATTTtcgcttcgcgaagaaagcgCCAGTTTATGTACTCGTGTAgagaaaggcgtcgattcggcaCGAACGAGCCGATTTTTGGAGCCTAAAGGCCGTCTAGAAAGTTCAATTTTAAATGTTGACGTACGCCAGCCGGTGCCGCGGCTCCGGAGCGACTGCCAACGAGCCAAATTGCTCTACCGAGGCGAAAAGCCATTTGGGAATAATCGCGCACGCGCGTTGTTGTCCTccacgaagaaaaggaaaggcCTTCTCGTTCGGGCTACTTTTCTCTGTAACCGCTTATTGTTTTGTCGAAAATGACGCTGACATCATCAGGTGAGATGATCGTAAGGCAAGGAGAAGCGTTCGCGTCCGTGGAAACGAGAGTTGCAACGAGACCACGACGGTCACATGCATTGTCTTAGAGCTTGACTTACGGCATTCGTACTGTAGAGTCTTCCCTTTGCGTACTGGCTAGATTTAGGCTTTACGTTTTGTTGTTCGTGGCTTTTCACGTGGCTTTTAGCTGGATTTTTGGCGTTGcttgacgaaaaagaagccgaGCTGAAAGTGAGACTTAGCAATAGAAAACATGCAAAAAAACCATTTCTATTCGACCGCGCAGCGCTTTGCTTTACTCAGTCTCAACGCCGTAGTGGATCAATTTTGGCCAGAAATCGCCGATTCCTTAACAAAAATGTAAGAGATAAAGAACAGAGGAGAGAGAGTGAATATCATACCTTCTAGTGAGGAATTATGTGAAGACGGTTGCTTCGAGTACAATCAACTGTCGTCTCTGGTCGTCTCCAAGGTGAATTGGCCTCGtagaatttcaattttttaatcaCAAAATCACGTTTAGGTTTACTATCATCTCGGCGGATTTGACGATTCCATTTCGTTCGCTTTGGGTGCTGGCagtctttttgacgtcacttctcGCTCTGAATACGTCGAAGTCATTATCTGTACGTCTTCTGAATTATTAGATTGAACGTTTCCTCCgcaaaagcgtttttctAGCCAAATGCATCGATCAATACACGAAACTTCGAGTTCAACAATTCAGCCATCCCGATGACCCCGTTTTTATTGACGAACGCTTGGAATCGATAGTCAAGCGAATGTTGGAACGATGCTTCACCGATCGCCAATACAAACAAGCCATCGGAATTGCTCTCGAAACGCGAGACTTgaacgtctttgaaagagctATACGAGAATCGGTAGAACTCGTCCTTAGATCGTCTATAAAATTCTATCATATTTTGCCTTAGGACGACACGTCAAGTATGTTGGACTACGGTTTGAAAATGTGCCTCTCTTTGGTGCACAATCGCGAGCTTCGCAGCGACGTGCTGGAGCGGCTAGTCGATGTCTATTTGACTCTAGACGAACCGGATTACATCAACGTGTGCCAGGTCAGATAGAATCGTTAGAATTCTTTTTGAAGTCCAATTAAACTTTTAGTGCTACGTTTTCTTGTCGAATTCGGAGGCAGTCGCCGAGCTTCTGCTTATTTTAATCAAAAGAGAGCCGGTAGTTATACTCCAGTCTTTTCTCTGAAGTAGAACTAGCTGGTGTGTTTTTATATAGCACAATTGGCTTGTAGCCTATCAGGTTGCGTTCGACATGTATGAAAGTGCGACGCAGGATTTTCTACAGGGAGTGAAACTTCACATGATGCCTTCGATGGCGGAAGGAGACACTGCAAAGGAACCAAagtaaaaaaagagagaaaccTCTTCTCACAACCATAAATGAATTCCTATTAGAAATAGCGATGACGCAATGGAGATAGATAACGTGAGAAGAAAATACGGCTTTCTCTTGCAgagaaatcgtttttcttttgttaggATCCTCTTCAGCAGCGACTTGGCAGACTCGTTGCCATATTAGGCGGAGAGACGACCATCGATCTCACGCTGGAATTTCTCATTCGAAATAACCACAGCGATCTCGCTATATTGAAGAACACGcgagacgcgacgcgaaaTTCCGTCTGTCACACGGCGATCGTCATTGCAAACGGATACATGTGCTGTGGAACGACAATCGATTCTTTTCTGAGGCAGGAAGAGCGTTCATTTTACGACGACCCTAGCCGACATTCTTTCACTTATCTAGAGATAATCTTGAGTGGCTTGGAAAGGCGACCAACTGGGCTCGTTTTTCCGCTATAGCCAGCCTCGGTTTGATACACAAAGTGAGGGGCTAAACGCTATAATTAAAAGCAGAGGAATAgtatctttttctctaaaggGGCACGAGAAAGAGTCTCTTAGTATTATGTCTACGTATCTTCCCAAGGAATCCGGCTCGCCTAGTATTTATTCCGATGGTGGAGCTCTCTTTGCTCTAGGTCCGTGTTTTTAGTACTCTCGCGagtctttaattaataaatctTTATCTGCTTGAAGGCCTCATACACGCAAATCACGGTGGGAAAATATCGGAATATCTTCTCAATCAGCTGAAGGGCGCGTCGAACGAGGAAAGAGAATACGTGGACGTTTTTTAGAACAGACGTTTTTCATGTGTGCGCGTAGGCTGTTCGTCATGGAGGCTGTCTGGGATTAGGACTTGCAGCAATGGGAACGGCAGAACCAGGTTAGTATATTTAGAAGCGATTTGTTTTGTGGAATAATTGCCTTACCGTTAGAAATTTATGACCAGCTGAGAATGAATTTATATATGGACGATGCTGTGACCGGTATTTAGACAGAAGCATATTTTTCCTTTCATTGGCGACGCATTTTTTAAAGGGGAGGCGGCCGGATTGGCCATGGGTCTAGTGATGGTGGGTTCCAGTGATCCGCGCGCTATCGACGAAATGGTGAAGTACTGCAAGGAAACGCAGCACGAAAAGATACTGCGTGGGCTGGCTGTCGGAATAGCGCTGGTACGTATAAGGAAGAAAATCTGGCTAGTCTCAatatcttcttttcttcaaagaTTATGCTGGGACAGTTGGAAAAGGCTGATGCTCTCATTGAAACATTGTCTACAGACAAGGTTTGTTTTAGCAATGCAAACGCTATCGTTCTGACATTTCCTTCAGGATCCACTCCTCCGTCGTTCGGGCATGTTCACTATAGCCATGGCCTACTGCGGTTCGGGAGATAACAACGCCTTGAGAAAACTGCTTCACGTAGCCGTAAGTAGCGAATgtattcgtcgtttttttcgccCAGTGTCTCCCCAGGTAAGCGACGTGGATAACGATGTGAGAAGATCGGCGGTGATGTCGGTCGGCTTCGTGCTTTTCCACTCGCCGGAGCAGTGTCCGcccgtcgtttcgctgcTCGCCGAGAGCTATAATCCACACGTGAGATGCGGTGCCGCTATGGCTTTGGGCATAGCGTGTGCCGGCACGGGTCTCAAGGAGGCTCTGAACGTTCTCGAGCCGATGGTCAATGATCCGGCCAATTTTGTGCGACAGGTAATGGGAAGTTTAagtctttctttcgtttAGTTGAAATCGCGATCGATTCTAGGCTGTTTTTATTGCTTCTGCTATGATTCTCATGCAGCAGACCGAAGCGGCTAATTCAAAGGTAGAGGAGTCTCAATGCGATCACCATGGCCACTTCAAGAGGCTTTGTAGGTGAAGACTTTTCGCGAGCTATACACAAAGTCAATCAGCGACAAGCACGAGGACACCATGGCTAAATTCGGTGCAATTTTGTCTCAGGGAATCATAGACGCCGGTTAGTTGCACATTGGCTCGTGTTTTGCGCTCTTGAGTGATATCTTATTAGGTGGCCGCAATGTGACTATCTCCCTACAGTCTTCCAGCGGTCACGTTCATCTAATGTCCGTTGTTGGGACGTTGGTTTTTACGCAGTTTTGGTACTGGTTTCCCTTTTCTCATTTCCTGTCGCTCGCCTTTCGACCGACGGCGATTATTGGGCTCAATTCGGACCTAAAGGTTTGTGAAACGCGTGGGGGAAAGGAGGGGTCCTCTTACGGTAGACTCCAGATGCcgaaaattgaatttcgaTCCAATGCAAGACCGTCTCTGTACGCTTACCCCGAGCCACTGCAAGCTCCCAAGGAGAAGGAACGAGAGAAGGTAAAATTTCTACTGCATTGTGCTGTTTATATTCTATTCTAGTCGTATTTTCAGGTTGCCACGGCCGTTTTGTCTATTacagcgaaagcgaaagcgaaagcaaagaaagctgaagaagCCAGGGGATCTACGTCATCAACTTCAATGGAAACTGTATGTACAGTGAATGATAAATGCTCGGGATGTCACTTTGATTCCTAGGACCAGCAGCCAGAGCCGGGCAAGGCTCCGGAATCCACCAGTGAGGAAAAGGCTAAGGAAGAGGTGGAACAGAAACAGCCTGAGCCATCTTTCCAAATGCTCC
It encodes:
- the LOC136195738 gene encoding 26S proteasome non-ATPase regulatory subunit 1-like; translated protein: MTLTSSAGFLALLDEKEAELKRFALLSLNAVVDQFWPEIADSLTKIEELCEDGCFEYNQLSSLVVSKVYYHLGGFDDSISFALGAGSLFDVTSRSEYVEVIISKCIDQYTKLRVQQFSHPDDPVFIDERLESIVKRMLERCFTDRQYKQAIGIALETRDLNVFERAIRESDDTSSMLDYGLKMCLSLVHNRELRSDVLERLVDVYLTLDEPDYINVCQCYVFLSNSEAVAELLLILIKREPHNWLVAYQVAFDMYESATQDFLQGVKLHMMPSMAEGDTAKEPKNSDDAMEIDNDPLQQRLGRLVAILGGETTIDLTLEFLIRNNHSDLAILKNTRDATRNSVCHTAIVIANGYMCCGTTIDSFLRDNLEWLGKATNWARFSAIASLGLIHKGHEKESLSIMSTYLPKESGSPSIYSDGGALFALGLIHANHGGKISEYLLNQLKGASNEAVRHGGCLGLGLAAMGTAEPEIYDQLRMNLYMDDAVTGEAAGLAMGLVMVGSSDPRAIDEMVKYCKETQHEKILRGLAVGIALIMLGQLEKADALIETLSTDKDPLLRRSGMFTIAMAYCGSGDNNALRKLLHVAVSDVDNDVRRSAVMSVGFVLFHSPEQCPPVVSLLAESYNPHVRCGAAMALGIACAGTGLKEALNVLEPMVNDPANFVRQAVFIASAMILMQQTEAANSKVKTFRELYTKSISDKHEDTMAKFGAILSQGIIDAGGRNVTISLQSSSGHVHLMSVVGTLVFTQFWYWFPFSHFLSLAFRPTAIIGLNSDLKMPKIEFRSNARPSLYAYPEPLQAPKEKEREKVATAVLSITAKAKAKAKKAEEARGSTSSTSMETDQQPEPGKAPESTSEEKAKEEVEQKQPEPSFQMLQNPSRVVPSQLRVLTVAENSRYEPIKAVTVGGILMLIDTKSEQPEELVEPLKVPTVAKVDDEGPEPEPPEPFEYIED